The window tttcatCCAACGCTTCCTTAAAGCTTCTATCAATATTAGTATTTGCGAATATCTCTATTTATGATCTTGTACAAATattgttgataataataaatcaatatctaATTTCCTTAACACCTGGATTACGTCGGTAAAGTAAACTCCAGTCATTTGTACCCTGAGTATCTGATTTAAACAGAAATCAAATTTGTTTTCGAGAATCGAAACTAGTTGGTGCCCGCATTCTTCGACCATGTTTACTACGGTTTTACAAGAACCGTTATCGATTTTTTTccgaattaaataaaaaaagtagccCACGctacaaaacacaaaaataaaatcggtTGATTTCTTGGTTATGTACGTAAAGTAACGACAACAAACGAACGaacaaaaaacacactttcgcatttataatataaggaaTGGATAAGGATTACTGTATATTGAAGTGTAAGCAAATCAAAGCTTAAAAACAATGAGAATGAAGTGCATTTTACTGTGCTGTTAGTGTCTTGATATGATTTGGTTgacactgcgtattttttaataataacgtttTTGCGCCAAAATCGAAGGGGTGAATAACGTGTCTGTGGGTGTATGTGCGTGTTGTGTGTTTTTATgtgtgattttgattttgttttttttcttagaaaGATGAATCTATCCGGAGCGTCCTTAGCTATGTTTGAAAATAagcccaagatggccgccaccacaaaatggcgaattccATTTCCATTCCAGCACTTTTAGGACTAAAGTTGGAGGCAGTTTAGGACTAACTGTTGCAGTGTACAGGTTTTacacataccatcaggtggaaaatatgcttggtcagtcaattattatcTACTATAACAAAAACTTGGTCTCTCTGTTATAAAACAATATCATATTGCCGACAATTTTTTAAGGATTGCTTTTACTTACGTAAGGCTTCTTGTGGTTAAAATGTTATCCCACTTCTAAGGTTTCGAACAACTTGCAGGGGTGGGTTTATCAagtaaaattaagataaaacaGAATTGTATATATTTAGGTATTCGGATGTTGTAAAACTATTTTAGCAGTTTACactaacgtattttttttttatcattattattatcatccaTACGTACTTATTGCGCGGAAGGAGTAGTATGGAATTTTACacagttataatttatgtaGAGAAGGAATGCAAAatacctaagttttttttaaattatgcatataCATTAAACATTTTACACACTactgcgttttaaccaatttattTGACATGCACACGCgcatatgatatatatatatatatactcttttatttaattactttttggaTTATAATATGTTGTAAAAAATTAAGGCAAATTAACAGTTTATGTGCCTTGGGAAAATCTGtatttatagattattatttaaattaattatggccGAATTTTGACCAGTGGGCGAccattagttattataataacaccgtAACGAACGGTTACCACTGCGCCATGAGGGTGTCATAATCACACCGGTTGAtatatttgcatcgttcgagtccatacatgactgaagtgtatcgataatgcagtcatatttatatcaaaatacccacaaactcaatgtcatgaacattggttgttaatcaaatataattttaattgtttcgtGAAAactatctaaataaaaattagtaaaaattctaatcaatttattaaaagtttaactacgagtatttacccactttatgaATTAACTGTAAcacgtaattataaaataagtggcaagtaattaaataaatggtaaTACAGGTAAATtggcttatttatttcatttattattcacataccAAATGCGAAAATAATTCCCACTTTGAGAGTGTAGAATAGGAAATGTTAGGATGTCATGGCTAAATGCACTCAAGTCTGGAATCTCATTTCGTTTCTATCGCTGCAATATCATTCAGAAGCGGGGAGTCGATTTTCTGCTTAATATCATCATAATCGatctataatttataaattttacacgAATATTGATACAGATTTTCTTGCTTGCAAACATACTCAAAAACACGCGACCCTCACACGTACATACACGCACGaacactcatacacacacacacacacacgcacgtatACACACCTTCACAAGCACGcacgcaaacacacacacatacacacgcacacacacacatacacaaacgcaCTGTCGAACACATACGCATACACgaacacgtacattataaaattgtaagttgtattgttttagttgtaatatttaaatttttctttgttttagtctttttgtatttaagcaaacccggaggtgggcgttaatagctgtaacacagtttctaacacagttgttaccgttccttagattataagaatccattgtaaatgagacacaataaagacaattattattattattattatagatttcttCAAAGTTAGAAGCGTTTTGTAACCTTTAGTTAAAATCTTGTTGTACACTAAAATTGTGGACCGATTTCCGGCACGCATCTCCCACTTAACGCAGTTGCGTTTTCAAATTAAgccattaaatataacttgctcgctggaaaacatcgtaaggcaTGCATAcctagagttctccataatgtactcaaacgcgtgtgaagtctaccaatccgcatttatacgacggcctaaacctttctaaTTCTGAGACAAGAACcgggcctgtagtgggccgataataggtttttttgtagtagtaatTGGCGGATCAAGCAGATGACCTACATGGTGGTGAAGTGGAAAAACATCACAAGAGTTGCAAGGAACCCGTTCAGCAACGTGTTACCCTATGCCCCTGGGAATAGGTGTTAAAATGAAGTGCATGTTACAGTGTCTCAATATGATTTGGTTgacactgcgtattttttatcGAAACGTTTTTGCGTCAAAAACGAAGGGGTGTATGACGTGTTTGTGGGTGTATATGGGCGTGTTGTGTGTTTTatgtttgattttgattttgttttttttttcttacaaagaTTAATCTGTCGGGAGCGTCCTtagttatttttgaaaataagccCAAGATGGCGAATTCCATTTTATCCCTCAATATGCatgtcaaatgaaagggcttggctAGTAGATGTACagtatattgaaagtcgggggctttttttttaataaatagaaagataataggtttttttgtagtaataattggcgGATCAAGCAGATGACCTACATGGTGGTgaagtggaaaaacatcgcaAGAGCAGCAAGGAACCCGTTCAGCTACGTCTTACTCTATGCCCCTGTGCGTATGTGTTAAAACttatgcgcctgtaattacaccggcaaccacgcccttcagaccgaaacacagcattgcaacaatgctgcttggcaacaGAAATAAGCACGTCAGTAGTATGTCAACGGACTTGCTCCGTCACAAAAGCTCTTACTACTATTAGATAATTACAATGACACACACTCATGTTAGCGGTTGCCCATCTGACCGTTATCTAACGCTACGCCATATTACATGTAATTAGAATTTTAACTAGAACATTCATTGATATAGAATTGCTTAGATAGTAATAATTTGCTTTATAAGTTAagctctcaataagttcaaagtttatataaaacgtaagcttacagaaaaatcctattataatattaaggattacttaaacgataaaaaagcttgggtgtgaattgctctagcttcatagcttaatataaatttactggaagatggtgatgacaaaaaaaaaaattacccggctacgtttgttgtgggctcttcttagaccagggcgcgtttggatcccCCGTAGcattagatttaagttggcgaacgaagttatcaccatccccttacaattatgtaaacaaatatgtatgaacgcttcataagtgcctgtgataggtctatatgaataaagaaattacgaatttgaatttgaattttgaatttatataattagttaTAATTGTTAGCTAAATATTTATTGCTATCCAAATACatagattaataactaaataatttgTGAAAGAACTTCCctaaaacattgtaaaaaaatattgtttatacgTCTTGTTGTCAAAATTGTAAGTGATATCCCTGGCGTATTAAAGTAGACGCACTGCATTGTTAATCattcatttttaacaaatatttgttAGGGGAATCTCTGCTCGATTATAAACCAAATGATATTAGTGAAAACGATTATTATTCTAGTCCATCACCACGTTCACCAACACTCACCTCCAATGGTAagcttcagtggcgtgcacagaaatTTGGACTAGGGTGAAGAagcataaagaaataaaatagcataaaatggcaaaaaagtTCTAGCTCTTGTTGTccaaatcctaaggttgcctagcagaaatcgcttttaagcgataaggccgcctttttctATTCTACtcgtctttgtgtttctctcatttcgtcctttattttcctaactgtgtagcgGTGTACagataaagagtttaaataaataaataataaaacgctCCTCCGTTGATAGTTACATGATTTCaagttagggtatgcagtgcttttgagcatgtatgaaatgcacgccactggtaagtTTAATAGTTGTCTAAATACGAATGTTTTTACAGCAACTAAGCAGCTTAAGTCGAGTACGTCAATTCAATCTCATTACGAAGCAGTCTGGTTTTCACAGTGCGGTAATACGATCGGTTGCACAATGCAATGGATTAGCGGCTAAAGCTTTAGTAATAGCGTTTAACTGATGCTATAATTTTTCCATTCAGAGCTAGTGCTAACTTATTAATACAAGAGCCGCCCCGGCTTAGCACAAGTGCATTTTAGGTAAGTCTGTGCGTATATTATTGTACAGTAATTCAAATCTATGATGTCCAATCTCTAagacattcattttaataatatgccGTAGGAGACAATTTTGAAATGCAAAaagtattaaatgtatttaattggataaggaataatactgtaggtacctactgtttgtAAGGTGTGTACAATACTGTAGTACATTGTTTTCATCTTTATCGTAGGGTTCAGCCAGCGTTTGCAACGCGCAAACAAATTTGATTATTCACAACATCACATTTGAAACCCCTAAAATTACATCTTTCTCTTGAATCACtcaatctatttaaaaaaagttatatgcagtggcgtgcacttcatgcacaaaagcattgcctaccctaaaacagAAATATAGGTCGTATATAACCTCTTATTTTggctattttatgcaattttcctgctggatgcataccctggtaagaagcccagtgcacgcagtggcgtgcacttcatacatgcacaaaagcactgcatacccaaattattttatataacacgtattagaggggaattttcacattttatgccatgtacctgctttatgcataccctggtcaaaaaccctgtgcacgccgaTGAGTGCACGCCACGGCTTATACGGCCCACCTCATTGTAATAACGATAGCCTGTTAACAGTGCAATACTAAGCAGGCCCTCCAACGTAgtgccctgtgcccatcaatctgaggcttaggtgttaagcttcatgtaattacactggcaaccaggCCCTCCAAACCGGAACAGTGCTACtttgcgacagaaataagcatggtggtagtactttccctgacgagctctatcacaaaaagctctaccactaagTAGTAGTGCTACTGGACTGATCGCCCAGTATGGACGAGTCCTTAGTATCAAGTAAAAGGCGGTATTCTGACCCGCGCAATAACAGCGCCATCAGACGTAATTTCGGCAAGTGCCTAAATCAACGGAAGTGGCAATACAAAAGACTTCTTGTTGTACTTTCATTTGGACTTGTTAGAGTAAGccaattttctttttactttttaacggTGTTTTGCTGCGTTATTTCATTGGAACTACCTGAGTACtgcctaaataaaaatttgaaacttgaaaaataatcaatttcaaaaatgttttatttatgcatcacaggtatattatgaaaatgaagctccattttctatagtccgcgaaaagcaggagaatctgtatggtgtaatttataatttcttcaacctttGGAGTATaagtactccacaccaaacagatcttcggcaatgtaccctctacgcacgtttcactccaaaaccggagcatctcaGGAGGTGTTGAGTtgacaatgaacaattgtttaACAACTATCCggtaagtattgaagaaattataaataacaatatacagattgtcctgcttttcgtggggtgtagcaaattaagcttaattttcaaaataacgcctgcttctatccaatacgcatcacaggcacttatgaagcgtttgaaattcaaaataattttataagcactcttgaaacgtcaagtcagtttgtttgtagtaactttaccaccggttcggaaggcagattctaccgagaagagtcggcaagaaactcagcagattgctctttttcaacatcattttacagtattacaatatttagaattgttctatcttgtgatagataacagcggagcggcttgctttcaagtagccttgtcgttaataggtattatatatagcatttctttattaaacaagAAGCTCTATTTATTTGCACTCGGTGTTTACCTTTAAGTGACTGAACATTCAGTCTTTATAGtgtattgttttgtaatttaaatatatttttaatccaaATGACCAAACCATACCCAACCAAATCATCTCCACAATCAAACATAATTTCATATGTTTGTCAAACCATTAAAGGGAAGCGGTAGCGGTATTTCgctttattacatataatactGAACTAATATGATTATATGACACGTATCGACAAGTTTTTGAAAGACAATAAAGGtagattattgtttatttatttattaattaggaagccaacgtgcaTACGAACTATCTgaatatatggacacatttaacaattgctTTATAATGTCATACACTCTACTTAAAAGCTTACTCAGcatttaaaacacaaaagacactctttgtttacaacgaaattttgtaatatttagccgctaaacaaaaaagacaaaattaaaGGCGCTGAAAGGTTCTTAGAAGTTATATGCCTGAGTTTTAAGTTATAGGTCTTAGTTTTAAACGAACTAAGTTATAATTATATGGTGCTTCTCATTAAAATAGTtcaagataaattattttatttatatgtaccgAACAATATATCATTCCGTTTTATTTGCACTTAAAACTTAATAGGCTTCACTGTTCTTATGAATGAATTTTGGTATACTATAATTTATGTTGAATACGACAGACATCTTTTTTCTCAGTGTACTTGGCTGCTATCCAATTGCCCTACAAAACCAGTGACGCAGGCAATATAAAGAATTTGTTCGATAGTAAAGCGAGGAATTACAACGCACTCTACTCTATTTGTTTTCGTCTTTTcgggaaaaaaaatgttaagacGCTATCATGTATATCAATATAACTTCGGAACCGGAATTTTCCGGATTCCAATATGGATGTCGACATTTAACTAACGGAATTAAGACGGGGCTGTCTGCTGTTTTATTATAGCTTTAATTTTTAGGATTCCGAAAAAAAAAGTCCATTTAAGATCGGTCGGCCTATCTCCGAAATCTACCTGTTACATGTTGTAAATTTACACTTACAGCTTCGCCACGACTCCACTCCGCCAGCTTAGCGCTCGGCGGAGAGCGGATTGAACAAGTTTTTCCTTCTAAACTGTTGAATCATGATgataaattttctctgtggtgtacaataaaagtgtattcattcattcattcattcataaatttgaTGTACAGGTCTTCACCACTTGCCGTTGCGCTAGTAGATACTCGCTCCTCACTATTCTGGCACAATGTAAATCGAGCATTTGTAATCAATTGTATTAGTCGAAACAATTCGAAACAAAACAAAGTGGAGTCGGCGCAGATTGAAGTGCCACAAGAATTTGAATAACGGCCCATTAATAAATACGGCCAGCCAACAAATCACGGACTCGTTTCATCGCTGGTAGCAAATTAACAAAGGCGCGTTCAATTAAACATCGGCTATCGACTCCCAGACATGATCTCGAGGTCAACTAATATATTCCAGATGAAATCGAACACAGAACTGTGTTTGCTTCTAAGAAGCGTATCGTATCTGCAATATATCATGGAAGGGCTTTTATGTTATGTGTGTAATTTTAGACATTCGTTTTGAATCAGCAACATTATGTACAAGCTTTTATAGTTAatgccatccaaaggggcaatgctgccagcatcttgggaactgtgcctcgctgcggtggtttcgaggacgttttagattttatttagtttttaaatagtttatttttaggttatagttatgtattctttgataaacaaattaattgcATATCTTTGACAATATTTAGAGTTAATATACATACTTGTAAGttgttgttgcccgcgacttagttgTCGTGAAAATTTTGATGTGTAATGCGTAAGTTATTACCTGACGCCCTCTTACCACTGTGCACTGAAACATATCGATCGATATCTTGCTCTgtgtaaaacaaaagaaatctATCTCACACATATTTTGGAACTGTACAATTTTCCGTCATAAAAAGTAGGCTATTCCCGACTTAATCTGAAATATCATCCAGAtctgttgaatgaatgaatgaatgaatacacttttattgtacaccacagagaaaatttacagagatacaaatacaacagcacaataaggtagaatgTACAATCTGTTCTGTAAAGTGTAGGTATAACTTGTAACACTTATCATACATTTTGTAGCAAATTCCGTTTTCTCTGTTTCTTCTCTGACAACTTAACAGTGGGAATTTTAACTTGCTCATAACCTATACAAGCTCAAACCATTTTATATTTCTTGCTATGTAACCTGACCAATCTGTAAATGGTAcatatgtttaaatttaaaaaaatatattaattcaaaagACTTCGTAAAAGGaaagaacttcggcttcactttcggggggccgagtttgaatcttaGCACGCACActtaacttctctaagttatgtgcattttaagaaattaaaatatcacttacttcaaaggtgaaggaaatcTGCATTTCTGAGAGTTCGGCataaattttctcaaaggcgtgtggagtcaccacgttggcccaatgcggattgggccaacgtggtggactatagatttcacaccttctcattgtggtaggagccccgtgtcctgtagtaacCCGGTAATTGGTAAAAATGAAAGTTTTGTAATGACTGGGCCATTGTACGAACtgaaagaattaagaaaaataaatccaCCCCAACAATAGGATGGCTATGCTTGGTGATCTCAACACAATTTCTCAAAGTGTGggacaagcagtggcgtgcacttcgtacatgcacaaaagcactgcttaccctaaaatttatgtatataggGGGAAAAGGATGTATGGAATTTCCACTGTATGCTTACCCTGTTAAGAAAGCTGCTTGGTTTTGCAGTCACAAGCATGGCGATATTACAGTACGCGCGGCGAGAGTTTGGCTTTGACCGTTATTGCGCAGAAATCAGAAATTGGGTATCAACGGGCAATTAGCGGGGTGTGGGGCGGGTGTGTAGGCGCACGCGGTGCTCTGATTGGCGCTCCAGTCGTTCCCTGCCTCTCGCATCGATACGACGTACCGCGCACTCCTGTTGTACAATTACGTTCACAAGTGAATTGCTATTTTcgttaattgtttattgttgtcgattgttattatttgttgagtttgtttgtttaagtttgtcagttaagttttttttgttaaatattaaaaagtgatttgaaaatgcgtaaaaaaaacattgttttaaaaaggCAAGCACGGAAAATGATATATGACGTGAATTGCTTTTTAAAGAAAGAAGCTGACGAATGTGCCGATTCATTGAAGCAAATTCGAAGTCAGATTGAGGAAGTTTCTTCTTTACTCAGTCAGTCGGAGAATAACCAAACTATACAGACTATGCAGGTAATGAAAACGAAAActgtttctaaattaaattgtgtAGTCAGTAAATTAGCTAAAATTCAAAAACGGACATCGGAGGCCACTAAGACTTCAATTGGAACTGTAAAAAATATCGCAAATCAAGCCAAGAGTTCCGATTTGCTAATTACTTTCAGAACACCTGGAAAAAAACGTCCCAGAGCTAAACCAGTTACGaatattgataattttgacCAAGGTATTATAAAAAGATGTATACACAATTTTCACAAGACGAATAATGAACTTCCCACCATTgggaaactaaaaaagaaacTTGAGGAAGATATAAACTTTAAAGGGTCAGAAAAAAGTCTTCGTGTAATTGTAAAGGAGTTAGGATTTCGCtggaaaaaaacagaaaacaaccGTAAATTACTAATAGAAACATCGAATATCCGATTACAACGCAttgaatatttaagtaaaataagaaaatatcgaCAAGAAGGAAGACCCATTGTTTACACAGATGAATCCTACGTAGATTCATCGCACTCAACAACCAAAGCCTGGAGCGATGGCCCTACGGAAGGACTAAAAAAACCCATTTCTAAAGGACAACGAGTCGTGATAGTCCACGCAGGATCTGAAGCTGGGTTTATACCAAAtgctttattaacttttaaagcCGGCACCAAAACAGGGGACTATCACGACAACATGAATTACGAGAATTATGAAAAATGGCTTAGGACACAATTAATTCCCAACCTACCACCCAATTCTGTAGTGGTTGTCGACAACGCTTCATACCACAATAAACAATGGGATTTAGCACCGTCCTCCAATACCAAAAAAGCCGATATGCAGAATTGGCTAACTGATAAAGGCATAAAATATGATTCAACAATGCTCAAGCCACAATTGTACAACTTGataaaagctaataaagaaagatttaaaactttttcaatagaTCAAATTTTAGCAGAAGCAAACCATAGCATATTGAGATTACCGCCTTACCATCCAGACCTCAACCCCATAGAAATGGCATGCGCTACTATTAAACAATATGTAGCTAGCAAAAATGTTAAATGGAATTTACAAGAATGTACCAAACTTATCAAAGAAAAAGTATCCTTAATGGGTGCCCAGGAATGgggaaaaatatgtaaaaaggtAAAAGATATAGAAGAGTACGTCAAGAGTGACCATGTAGTTGATTTACTTAccgagcaatttataattcgcGTCGATGATAGTTCAGAAGACGATGATTCTGATGATggttatgaagatgatgatgattgcaaCCGAGGAAGCCCTGAACCCGGACCCTCAACAAGCAAAAGACGTTGCACAATTTCGTGTCGCGGCAGCACCACTGGACCATGCGGTGATTTCATAGAAGGCGTTAAACCTTTAACTGATTCAGAATCTGAATAGCACTGCtgctaagacttttttttaatcttaacttttgtatttaataattattttaagttttcttttgtttgtatgtaccaATTTTACGTGTATcttggaataaataattttattaaaaaaca of the Pararge aegeria chromosome 10, ilParAegt1.1, whole genome shotgun sequence genome contains:
- the LOC120627026 gene encoding uncharacterized protein LOC120627026; its protein translation is MIYDVNCFLKKEADECADSLKQIRSQIEEVSSLLSQSENNQTIQTMQVMKTKTVSKLNCVVSKLAKIQKRTSEATKTSIGTVKNIANQAKSSDLLITFRTPGKKRPRAKPVTNIDNFDQGIIKRCIHNFHKTNNELPTIGKLKKKLEEDINFKGSEKSLRVIVKELGFRWKKTENNRKLLIETSNIRLQRIEYLSKIRKYRQEGRPIVYTDESYVDSSHSTTKAWSDGPTEGLKKPISKGQRVVIVHAGSEAGFIPNALLTFKAGTKTGDYHDNMNYENYEKWLRTQLIPNLPPNSVVVVDNASYHNKQWDLAPSSNTKKADMQNWLTDKGIKYDSTMLKPQLYNLIKANKERFKTFSIDQILAEANHSILRLPPYHPDLNPIEMACATIKQYVASKNVKWNLQECTKLIKEKVSLMGAQEWGKICKKVKDIEEYVKSDHVVDLLTEQFIIRVDDSSEDDDSDDGYEDDDDCNRGSPEPGPSTSKRRCTISCRGSTTGPCGDFIEGVKPLTDSESE